Proteins found in one Muntiacus reevesi chromosome 2, mMunRee1.1, whole genome shotgun sequence genomic segment:
- the FIS1 gene encoding mitochondrial fission 1 protein isoform X1, with translation MKTHRVQGAWVPGDEAGEKFERKFQSEKAAGSVSKSTQFEYAWCLVRSKYNDDIRKGLALLEELLPKGSKEEQRDYVFYLAVGNYRLKEYEKALKYVRGLLQTEPQNNQAKELERLIDKAMKKDGLVGMAIVGGMALGVAGLAGLIGLAVSKSKS, from the exons ATGAAAACTCACCGTGTGCAGGGCGCATGGGTGCCTGGAGACGAAGCTGGGGAG AAATTTGAAAGGAAATTTCAGTCTGAGAAGGCAGCAGGCTCGGTGTCCAAGAGCACGCAGTTTGAATATGCCTGGTGCCTGGTGCGAAGCAAGTACAACGACGACATCCGTAAAGGCCTTGCTCTGCTGGAGG AGCTGCTGCCCAAAGGGAGCAAAGAGGAGCAGCGGGATTACGTCTTCTACCTGGCCGTGGGGAACTACCGACTCAAG GAATATGAAAAGGCCCTAAAGTATGTGCGAGGGCTGCTGCAGACAGAGCCGCAGAACAACCAGGCCAAAGAATTGGAACGGCTCATTGACAAGGCCATGAAGAAAG ATGGACTAGTGGGCATGGCCATCGTTGGAGGCATGGCCCTAGGCGTGGCGGGACTGGCTGGACTCATCGGACTTGCTGTGTCCAAGTCCAAATCCTGA
- the FIS1 gene encoding mitochondrial fission 1 protein isoform X3, whose translation MFGGWRALVGEHSEWKKGGRHENSPCAGRMGAWRRSWGELLPKGSKEEQRDYVFYLAVGNYRLKEYEKALKYVRGLLQTEPQNNQAKELERLIDKAMKKDGLVGMAIVGGMALGVAGLAGLIGLAVSKSKS comes from the exons ATGTTTGGTGGATGGAGAGCTCTGGTGGGAGAGCATTCCGAGTGGAAGAAAGGTGGCCGTCATGAAAACTCACCGTGTGCAGGGCGCATGGGTGCCTGGAGACGAAGCTGGGGAG AGCTGCTGCCCAAAGGGAGCAAAGAGGAGCAGCGGGATTACGTCTTCTACCTGGCCGTGGGGAACTACCGACTCAAG GAATATGAAAAGGCCCTAAAGTATGTGCGAGGGCTGCTGCAGACAGAGCCGCAGAACAACCAGGCCAAAGAATTGGAACGGCTCATTGACAAGGCCATGAAGAAAG ATGGACTAGTGGGCATGGCCATCGTTGGAGGCATGGCCCTAGGCGTGGCGGGACTGGCTGGACTCATCGGACTTGCTGTGTCCAAGTCCAAATCCTGA
- the CLDN15 gene encoding claudin-15 isoform X2, with product MPVAVEIFGFFLTAVGLLMLGVTLAHSSWRVSTVHGNVITTNTIFENLWYSCATDSMGVHNCWEFPSMLALSGMVGLRCTNIGGLELSRKTKLAAAAGALHILAGICGMVAVSWYAFNITRDFFDPLYAGTKYELGPALYLGWSACLLAILGGICLFSNCCCSRDWDPSAGAQLPYKAPVIPAASLAARLPAAASDEEDDSSFGKYGKNAYV from the exons ATGCCCGTGGCTGTGGAGATCTTCGGCTTCTTCCTCACAGCCGTGGGGCTGCTGATGCTGGGGGTGACCCTGGCGCACAGCAGCTGGCGAGTGTCCACCGTGCACGGGAACGTCATCACCACCAACACCATCTTCGAGAACCTCTGGTACAGCTGTGCCACCGACTCCATGGGAGTCCACAACTGCTGGGAGTTCCCGTCCATGCTGGCCCTCTCCG GCATGGTGGGGCTGCGCTGCACCAACATTGGGGGCCTGGAGCTCTCCAGGAAAACCAAGCTGGCAGCCGCCGCAGGAGCCCTACACATCCTGGCTG GTATCTGCGGGATGGTGGCCGTCTCCTGGTACGCCTTCAACATCACCAGGGACTTCTTCGACCCCTTGTACGCTGGAACCAA GTACGAGCTGGGCCCTGCCCTCTACCTGGGCTGGAGCGCCTGCCTGCTCGCCATCCTGGGCGGCATCTGCCTCTTCTCCAACTGCTGCTGCTCTCGGGACTGGGACCCCTCCGCCGg CGCCCAGCTTCCCTACAAGGCCCCCGTGATACCGGCCGCCAGCCTCGCTGCCCGCCTGCCCGCCGCAGCCTCGGATGAAGAGGACGACAGCAGCTTTGGCAAGTACGGGAAGAACGCTTATGTGTAG
- the FIS1 gene encoding mitochondrial fission 1 protein isoform X2: MEAVLNELVSVEDLLKFERKFQSEKAAGSVSKSTQFEYAWCLVRSKYNDDIRKGLALLEELLPKGSKEEQRDYVFYLAVGNYRLKEYEKALKYVRGLLQTEPQNNQAKELERLIDKAMKKDGLVGMAIVGGMALGVAGLAGLIGLAVSKSKS; this comes from the exons ATGGAGGCCGTGCTGAACGAGTTGGTGTCTGTGGAGGACCTGCTG AAATTTGAAAGGAAATTTCAGTCTGAGAAGGCAGCAGGCTCGGTGTCCAAGAGCACGCAGTTTGAATATGCCTGGTGCCTGGTGCGAAGCAAGTACAACGACGACATCCGTAAAGGCCTTGCTCTGCTGGAGG AGCTGCTGCCCAAAGGGAGCAAAGAGGAGCAGCGGGATTACGTCTTCTACCTGGCCGTGGGGAACTACCGACTCAAG GAATATGAAAAGGCCCTAAAGTATGTGCGAGGGCTGCTGCAGACAGAGCCGCAGAACAACCAGGCCAAAGAATTGGAACGGCTCATTGACAAGGCCATGAAGAAAG ATGGACTAGTGGGCATGGCCATCGTTGGAGGCATGGCCCTAGGCGTGGCGGGACTGGCTGGACTCATCGGACTTGCTGTGTCCAAGTCCAAATCCTGA
- the ZNHIT1 gene encoding zinc finger HIT domain-containing protein 1 — protein sequence MVEKKTSVRSQDPGQRRVLDRAARQRRINRQLEALENDNFQDDPHAGLPQLGKRLPQFDDDADTGKKKKKTRGDHFKLRFRKNFQALLEEQNLSVAEGPNYLTACAGPPSRPQRPFCAVCGFPSPYTCVSCGARYCTVRCLGTHQETRCLKWTV from the exons TTCGCTCCCAGGACCCTGGACAGCGGCGGGTGCTGGACAGGGCAGCCCGGCAGCGCCGCATCAACAGGCAGCTCGAGGCCTTGGAGAATGACAACTTCCAGGACGACCCCCACGCGGGCCTCCCCCAGCTGGGCAAGCGGCTGCCTCAGTTTGATGACGACGCAGACACTG gaaagaaaaagaagaaaacacgaGGTGATCATTTTAAGCTCCGCTTCCGAAAAAACTTTCAGGCCTTGCTGGAGGAGCAG AACCTGAGCGTGGCCGAGGGTCCTAACTACCTGACGGCCTGTGCGGGACCCCCATCCCGGCCCCAGCGCCCCTTCTGTGCTGTCTGTGGCTTCCCCTCCCCCTACACCTGTGTCAGCTGTGGTGCCCGGTACTGTACTGTGCGCTGTCTGGGCACCCACCAGGAGACCAG GTGCCTGAAGTGGACCGTGTGA
- the CLDN15 gene encoding claudin-15 isoform X1 codes for MPVAVEIFGFFLTAVGLLMLGVTLAHSSWRVSTVHGNVITTNTIFENLWYSCATDSMGVHNCWEFPSMLALSGYIQACRALMITAILLGFLGLFLGMVGLRCTNIGGLELSRKTKLAAAAGALHILAGICGMVAVSWYAFNITRDFFDPLYAGTKYELGPALYLGWSACLLAILGGICLFSNCCCSRDWDPSAGAQLPYKAPVIPAASLAARLPAAASDEEDDSSFGKYGKNAYV; via the exons ATGCCCGTGGCTGTGGAGATCTTCGGCTTCTTCCTCACAGCCGTGGGGCTGCTGATGCTGGGGGTGACCCTGGCGCACAGCAGCTGGCGAGTGTCCACCGTGCACGGGAACGTCATCACCACCAACACCATCTTCGAGAACCTCTGGTACAGCTGTGCCACCGACTCCATGGGAGTCCACAACTGCTGGGAGTTCCCGTCCATGCTGGCCCTCTCCG GGTACATCCAGGCCTGCCGGGCGCTCATGATCACCGCCATCCTCCTGGGCTTCCTGGGCCTCTTCCTAGGCATGGTGGGGCTGCGCTGCACCAACATTGGGGGCCTGGAGCTCTCCAGGAAAACCAAGCTGGCAGCCGCCGCAGGAGCCCTACACATCCTGGCTG GTATCTGCGGGATGGTGGCCGTCTCCTGGTACGCCTTCAACATCACCAGGGACTTCTTCGACCCCTTGTACGCTGGAACCAA GTACGAGCTGGGCCCTGCCCTCTACCTGGGCTGGAGCGCCTGCCTGCTCGCCATCCTGGGCGGCATCTGCCTCTTCTCCAACTGCTGCTGCTCTCGGGACTGGGACCCCTCCGCCGg CGCCCAGCTTCCCTACAAGGCCCCCGTGATACCGGCCGCCAGCCTCGCTGCCCGCCTGCCCGCCGCAGCCTCGGATGAAGAGGACGACAGCAGCTTTGGCAAGTACGGGAAGAACGCTTATGTGTAG